Proteins from one Ornithobacterium rhinotracheale genomic window:
- the gldG gene encoding gliding motility-associated ABC transporter substrate-binding protein GldG, giving the protein MKKVSLSLVFIVGLLVIIFLSQIFYKRWDFTEDKRYSFAPSTEQVLKNIQNPVQIHIFLDGDLTASFKTLKNETQFFLNEIQRANKNIEFKFINPTAENLNLDSLKQRGVQDIAVPTNDKILRVFPFATIDTEGKSATISLLSNQKIPIEQRALASTDQIENKFIKEIYRLTQKQRKKVGLIVHHDELFRQYMDGFLNALASDYDIEAYTEPVTNGSFTLTNKDLKNLEKFDALVIAKPLKPFSDSDKLIIDQYIMHGGKTLWMTESVDAEMDSLFRKDKIVAFPRDPNIKDLLFNYGVRIMPAVVKDLQSAYITLAIGNTDGNAAYEQFPWAYFPLSMPMKNSPITKKISNPLRFEFANPVEILPRDSVKAEVLLSTSPNVQLQSPLTYIDFSEINKTTLENYPAQEGVYPLAVLLEGDFKSAYAGRYESREVQGFKPNVKDNKMIIIGDGDFAKNHLFRGVPLPLGADKYSLRPDMPAAPSVIYDNAAFLVNCMDYLVGDETILNLNDKQRTIYLLDKNRIKDEKSTWRWYNIALPALLVGLLCLLLPYWRKRKFTKK; this is encoded by the coding sequence ATGAAAAAAGTAAGTCTTAGTTTAGTGTTCATCGTTGGGCTTTTAGTCATTATATTTTTAAGCCAAATCTTTTATAAACGCTGGGATTTTACCGAAGATAAGCGTTATTCTTTTGCGCCAAGTACCGAGCAAGTTTTAAAAAATATCCAAAATCCTGTTCAAATCCATATTTTTTTGGACGGAGATTTAACGGCAAGTTTTAAAACGCTTAAAAACGAAACGCAGTTTTTCTTAAACGAAATTCAGCGAGCCAATAAAAACATTGAATTTAAATTTATAAACCCCACAGCCGAAAATCTGAATTTAGATAGTTTAAAACAGCGTGGAGTGCAAGATATTGCAGTGCCAACCAATGATAAAATTTTGCGAGTTTTTCCTTTTGCGACGATTGATACAGAAGGCAAATCAGCGACTATTTCATTGTTGAGCAATCAAAAAATTCCGATTGAGCAGCGTGCTTTGGCTTCGACCGACCAGATTGAAAATAAATTCATCAAAGAGATTTATCGATTAACCCAAAAACAAAGAAAAAAAGTAGGATTAATCGTGCATCACGACGAATTGTTCCGCCAGTATATGGATGGATTTTTGAATGCTTTGGCTTCAGATTATGACATCGAAGCTTACACCGAGCCTGTTACCAACGGCAGTTTTACGCTTACCAACAAGGATTTAAAAAATCTTGAGAAATTTGATGCCTTGGTGATTGCCAAGCCGCTTAAGCCTTTTTCTGATTCAGATAAATTGATTATAGATCAATATATTATGCACGGCGGAAAAACCCTTTGGATGACGGAATCTGTGGATGCCGAGATGGATAGTCTTTTCAGAAAAGATAAAATTGTGGCTTTTCCGCGCGACCCAAATATCAAAGATTTGTTGTTTAATTACGGCGTGAGAATCATGCCTGCGGTGGTCAAAGATTTGCAGTCGGCTTATATAACGCTTGCCATTGGCAACACCGATGGAAATGCAGCTTATGAGCAATTTCCGTGGGCTTATTTCCCATTGAGTATGCCGATGAAAAATTCGCCGATTACCAAGAAAATTAGCAATCCGTTGCGTTTTGAATTTGCCAATCCCGTTGAAATTTTACCAAGAGATTCCGTAAAGGCAGAAGTGCTTTTATCGACTTCGCCCAATGTGCAATTGCAATCTCCTTTGACTTATATAGACTTCAGCGAAATCAATAAAACTACGCTAGAAAACTATCCTGCGCAAGAAGGCGTGTATCCTTTGGCGGTGTTGCTTGAAGGTGATTTTAAATCTGCGTATGCAGGGCGTTACGAATCGCGTGAGGTACAAGGATTTAAACCAAATGTAAAAGACAACAAAATGATTATTATCGGCGATGGTGATTTTGCCAAAAATCACTTGTTCCGCGGTGTGCCGTTGCCACTTGGAGCCGATAAATACAGCTTGCGTCCCGATATGCCTGCGGCTCCGAGTGTGATTTATGACAATGCTGCCTTTTTGGTAAATTGCATGGATTATTTGGTAGGAGATGAGACCATTCTCAACCTGAACGACAAACAACGCACGATTTATCTTTTAGACAAAAATAGAATTAAAGACGAAAAAAGCACTTGGCGCTGGTACAATATTGCATTGCCTGCACTGCTCGTGGGGCTTTTGTGTTTGCTGCTCCCTTATTGGAGAAAACGAAAATTTACCAAAAAATAA
- a CDS encoding ABC transporter permease subunit yields the protein MLSVLKKELWGYFGNYATYAILFAFALVCALFLWFFDNDYNVFNSEIARLDSFFFVAPWILLFLVPAITMKQFSEEKQIGTLDWLMTQPISLKKIILGKFFSVAIVLLLMIALTLFSVITLAHFSLNGIDTGVVFTAYLGLYLLALLFAAVGLMASTFFSQQVTAYIVAVFCNFILFFGFQGIASYNLLGSLDYTLQQWGASFHYDGFLKGLIDTRDLIYFLGLIPVFLLISYVSLLKNKK from the coding sequence ATGCTAAGTGTCTTAAAAAAAGAACTTTGGGGCTATTTTGGCAATTATGCCACTTATGCCATTTTATTTGCCTTTGCCTTGGTTTGTGCTTTGTTTTTGTGGTTTTTTGACAACGATTACAATGTATTTAATTCAGAGATTGCAAGATTAGATTCATTTTTCTTTGTAGCACCTTGGATTTTGCTTTTTTTGGTACCAGCCATTACGATGAAGCAATTTTCAGAAGAAAAGCAAATCGGCACCTTGGATTGGCTGATGACTCAGCCCATTTCTTTGAAAAAAATCATTTTAGGCAAGTTTTTTTCGGTAGCCATTGTTTTGCTTTTAATGATTGCTTTAACGCTTTTTTCGGTGATTACACTGGCACATTTTAGCCTAAATGGAATAGACACGGGAGTAGTATTTACCGCTTATTTAGGTTTATATTTGTTGGCTTTATTATTTGCCGCAGTGGGGCTTATGGCGTCCACCTTTTTCAGTCAGCAAGTTACGGCATACATCGTGGCTGTATTTTGTAATTTTATATTATTTTTTGGTTTTCAAGGAATTGCATCTTACAATTTGCTGGGAAGTTTAGACTATACACTACAACAATGGGGCGCAAGTTTTCACTACGACGGATTTTTGAAAGGATTGATAGATACCCGAGATTTAATTTATTTCTTGGGCTTAATTCCAGTGTTTTTGCTCATTTCTTATGTTTCATTGCTAAAGAATAAAAAATGA
- a CDS encoding PhoH family protein: MNKISIELAEINVQDFYGIQNKNLEYIIQQFPKLKIVARGRKVSAIGPDDELVKFEQRINAILDHIHHFNRLTETDLEYLFEENPLSPQKIAPDDTIIHGLNGTIIKALTPNQRKLVDAVYNKDMVFATGPAGTGKTYTSVALAVKALKNKQVKRIILTRPAVEAGESLGFLPGDLKEKLDPYLQPLYDALRDMIHFDKLASYIEKGVIEIAPLAFMRGRTLDNAFVILDEAQNTTHSQMKMFLTRMGKNAKFIITGDPGQIDLPRKQKSGLKEAMAILKNVPDIAFVQLDGKDVVRHKIVKQIIDAYQEYEK; encoded by the coding sequence TTGAATAAAATAAGTATAGAATTGGCAGAAATTAATGTTCAGGATTTTTATGGCATTCAAAATAAGAATCTTGAATACATAATTCAGCAGTTTCCCAAACTTAAAATAGTGGCTCGCGGTAGAAAAGTTTCAGCCATCGGCCCCGATGATGAATTAGTAAAATTTGAACAAAGAATAAATGCAATACTAGACCACATACATCATTTTAATCGCTTGACAGAAACGGATTTGGAATATCTTTTTGAAGAAAATCCGCTATCTCCTCAAAAAATTGCACCAGATGACACCATAATTCATGGGCTGAATGGCACAATTATTAAAGCACTTACGCCCAACCAACGAAAATTGGTGGATGCTGTGTATAACAAAGACATGGTTTTTGCCACCGGACCTGCAGGTACGGGAAAAACTTATACCAGTGTAGCCCTTGCGGTAAAAGCTTTGAAAAATAAGCAAGTAAAAAGAATTATCCTTACGCGTCCTGCCGTGGAAGCAGGGGAAAGTTTGGGTTTCTTACCTGGGGATTTGAAGGAAAAATTAGATCCATACTTGCAACCACTTTACGATGCTTTGCGTGATATGATTCATTTTGATAAGCTCGCAAGCTACATCGAAAAAGGCGTGATAGAAATCGCTCCACTAGCTTTTATGCGTGGGCGCACGCTCGACAATGCTTTTGTGATTTTGGACGAAGCGCAGAACACGACTCATTCTCAAATGAAAATGTTTTTAACCCGTATGGGGAAAAATGCCAAATTCATCATTACGGGAGATCCTGGGCAAATAGATTTACCTCGAAAACAAAAATCTGGACTGAAGGAAGCTATGGCTATCTTAAAAAATGTACCAGATATTGCATTCGTTCAGTTGGATGGAAAGGATGTGGTGCGCCATAAGATTGTAAAACAAATCATCGATGCTTATCAAGAATACGAAAAATAG
- a CDS encoding CopD family protein, with protein MDYSVIKAIHIIFVVSYFAGIFYMVRLFIYHTEALQLNDETEKEVLHKQYCFMEERLWNIITVPALCIMTITGIYLLYAMNWAYLSQGWMHVKLLFILILFVYHYWCWQMIKNLKNRKITLGSVQLRMMNEVATLILFAVVFAVVLKTFFIQYWYWALISFVAMGALIMLIVKLVNKNK; from the coding sequence ATGGATTATTCAGTTATAAAAGCCATACACATCATTTTTGTGGTGAGTTATTTTGCAGGGATTTTCTACATGGTACGATTATTTATCTACCATACAGAGGCTTTGCAACTAAACGATGAAACAGAAAAAGAAGTTTTGCATAAACAATATTGTTTTATGGAAGAACGATTGTGGAACATCATCACTGTTCCTGCCTTGTGTATTATGACAATTACAGGTATTTATTTGCTCTATGCAATGAATTGGGCATATCTCTCACAAGGCTGGATGCATGTGAAATTGCTTTTTATATTGATTTTATTTGTGTATCACTACTGGTGTTGGCAAATGATTAAAAACCTAAAGAATAGAAAAATTACATTAGGCTCTGTGCAGCTCCGTATGATGAATGAAGTAGCCACTTTGATTCTATTTGCGGTGGTATTTGCGGTGGTATTAAAAACATTTTTTATTCAATATTGGTATTGGGCATTGATTTCGTTTGTGGCAATGGGGGCACTCATTATGCTCATCGTAAAATTGGTCAATAAAAACAAATAA
- a CDS encoding S-adenosyl-l-methionine hydroxide adenosyltransferase family protein, with protein sequence MPIITITTDFGLKDYSLAAVKGSILKELPDARLVDISHDIRPFDLKETAYIIKNAYPNFPMGTVHIIGVDALPDKNKKLLAARIDGQYFLAADNGILSLILSETKPDEMVEITIGKYDPFSNFPTRDIFVPVACHLLRGGTLSLVGNPTNDFKALSELSPIIRDDETIIATIIYVDKFGNAITNVTKRFFKDFVRGKNFEIKFFNNKIDKIIERYNDVNPESEDFNRIGEQFALFNSTGYLEIGVYKSDPKRQGAASTLFGLKEGGQIYISIKK encoded by the coding sequence ATGCCAATTATAACAATTACAACAGATTTTGGATTAAAAGACTATTCGCTAGCTGCCGTGAAAGGAAGTATTTTAAAAGAATTGCCTGATGCACGATTGGTGGATATCTCTCACGATATCAGGCCTTTTGATTTGAAAGAAACGGCCTATATAATTAAAAATGCATACCCTAATTTCCCCATGGGCACGGTACATATCATTGGGGTAGATGCCTTGCCCGATAAAAACAAAAAACTTTTAGCGGCTCGTATTGATGGGCAATATTTTTTGGCTGCAGATAACGGAATTTTGTCGCTTATTTTGTCTGAAACCAAACCAGACGAAATGGTGGAAATCACGATTGGAAAATATGATCCGTTTAGTAATTTTCCAACGCGTGATATTTTTGTGCCCGTGGCATGTCATTTATTGCGTGGTGGTACGCTAAGCCTTGTTGGTAATCCTACTAATGATTTTAAGGCACTGAGTGAGCTAAGCCCAATAATTCGAGATGATGAAACTATTATAGCCACCATCATTTATGTAGATAAATTTGGAAATGCAATTACCAATGTAACTAAAAGGTTTTTTAAAGATTTTGTTCGAGGAAAAAATTTTGAGATTAAATTCTTTAATAATAAAATAGATAAAATTATTGAAAGATATAATGATGTAAATCCTGAATCTGAGGACTTTAATCGTATAGGAGAACAATTTGCTTTGTTTAATTCTACGGGATACTTAGAGATTGGGGTGTATAAATCGGATCCCAAAAGGCAAGGTGCAGCAAGCACATTATTTGGATTGAAAGAAGGTGGGCAAATTTATATAAGCATCAAAAAATAA
- a CDS encoding GNAT family N-acetyltransferase: MYTIRKAEPSDYKAIARYLLMAMEDIVYKFIGQEDKDKALDFLEHFTPEKGNQYSYENCHVILHNGEVIGAANVYDGDNLAALRTPVKKYVEETHAKDFSPEDETEAGEYYLDTLGIDPAYRGKGLGTQLLNFLITEYTVKRHKPLGLLVDNDNPKAKKLYEILGFKKVADKTLVGKKMEHLQYAPSQE; this comes from the coding sequence ATGTACACCATTCGCAAAGCCGAACCTTCTGATTACAAAGCCATCGCTCGCTATCTACTTATGGCGATGGAAGACATTGTTTACAAATTCATTGGGCAAGAAGACAAAGATAAAGCCTTGGATTTTTTAGAACATTTTACCCCCGAAAAAGGCAATCAATATTCTTATGAAAATTGCCATGTAATTTTGCACAACGGCGAAGTAATTGGCGCAGCAAATGTGTACGACGGCGACAATCTTGCAGCACTCAGAACTCCCGTTAAAAAATATGTGGAAGAAACGCATGCAAAAGATTTTTCACCCGAAGACGAAACCGAAGCTGGCGAGTATTATTTGGACACGCTCGGCATCGACCCTGCGTATCGAGGCAAAGGATTGGGCACGCAGTTGCTTAATTTTTTAATCACAGAATACACCGTAAAACGCCACAAACCGCTCGGACTTTTGGTGGACAATGATAATCCTAAGGCTAAAAAATTATACGAAATTTTAGGTTTTAAAAAAGTAGCCGACAAAACTTTGGTCGGAAAAAAAATGGAGCACTTGCAATATGCTCCATCTCAAGAATAA